In Nostoc sp. UHCC 0926, a single genomic region encodes these proteins:
- a CDS encoding bifunctional 4-hydroxy-2-oxoglutarate aldolase/2-dehydro-3-deoxy-phosphogluconate aldolase, with the protein MLNQIWLSQLQKHQAIAVIRAPKIEVGQQMAMAVASGGIQLIEITWNSYRAGELISQLRLELPDCTIGTGTLFNVQQLQEAIASGAQFLFTPHVDPAMIQAAQEKNVPIIPGALTPTEIVTAWSQGASCVKVFPVQAVGGADYIKSLQGPLGQIPLIPTGGVTLENAKEFLQAGAIAVGLSSELFPKKLVTEGNWEAIASGARKLMRQLG; encoded by the coding sequence ATGCTTAATCAAATTTGGTTATCACAGTTACAAAAACATCAAGCGATCGCAGTCATCCGCGCCCCTAAAATCGAAGTGGGACAGCAAATGGCAATGGCTGTAGCATCTGGGGGAATACAGTTGATTGAGATTACCTGGAATAGCTACCGCGCTGGGGAATTAATCAGTCAACTACGCTTAGAATTACCAGATTGTACTATTGGCACTGGTACGCTATTCAATGTGCAACAGCTACAAGAAGCGATCGCATCGGGGGCGCAATTCCTCTTTACACCCCATGTTGACCCCGCAATGATTCAAGCAGCACAAGAAAAAAATGTACCCATTATCCCAGGAGCGCTAACTCCAACAGAAATTGTTACCGCCTGGAGTCAGGGCGCTAGTTGTGTAAAAGTGTTTCCCGTGCAAGCAGTGGGAGGGGCTGATTATATCAAAAGTTTGCAAGGACCACTCGGTCAGATTCCCTTAATTCCTACTGGCGGCGTCACTCTGGAAAATGCCAAAGAATTTTTACAAGCCGGAGCGATCGCTGTAGGTTTGAGCAGTGAATTATTTCCCAAAAAGCTTGTCACAGAAGGAAATTGGGAGGCGATCGCATCTGGGGCAAGAAAGCTGATGCGACAGTTAGGTTAA
- a CDS encoding aspartoacylase, protein MSKDPTLSSYEELQAKSIQNRLASTVDKADFILDLHSTTANMGLTIILVNSHPLNLKLAAYLSQINPLVRVYRCSFKSVEENPFVNSLCELGFAIEVGPIAQGMLKATLFQQTQELVYAILDYLERFNQGQIPSTKETLILYDHLSVVDYPKKQDGTIFGMIHPELQDKDYQALNPKDPIFFTFNDKTIVYEGTSTVWPIFINEAAYYEKGIAMCLTQRQQINILGC, encoded by the coding sequence GTGTCAAAAGATCCGACTCTGAGCAGTTATGAAGAATTGCAAGCTAAATCAATCCAAAATAGACTAGCATCAACTGTAGATAAAGCAGATTTCATTTTAGATTTGCACAGCACTACAGCTAATATGGGTCTGACAATTATTTTGGTAAACAGTCATCCCTTAAACTTGAAATTGGCTGCTTATCTAAGCCAGATTAATCCTTTGGTTAGGGTTTATCGCTGCTCTTTCAAATCAGTTGAAGAAAACCCATTTGTAAATTCCTTGTGCGAATTAGGCTTTGCGATCGAGGTTGGCCCCATTGCCCAAGGTATGTTAAAAGCGACGCTGTTCCAACAAACACAGGAACTTGTTTATGCGATTCTCGACTATTTAGAAAGGTTTAATCAGGGTCAAATTCCATCAACTAAGGAAACGTTGATTCTTTATGACCATTTATCAGTTGTGGACTATCCAAAAAAACAGGATGGTACAATCTTTGGGATGATTCATCCAGAACTTCAGGACAAGGATTATCAAGCCTTGAATCCAAAAGATCCAATATTTTTTACCTTTAATGATAAAACAATTGTTTATGAAGGGACATCTACCGTTTGGCCGATTTTTATTAATGAGGCAGCTTACTACGAAAAGGGAATTGCAATGTGTTTGACTCAGAGGCAGCAAATCAATATTTTAGGATGTTGA
- a CDS encoding L,D-transpeptidase: MKKLIYPDWVRCLQILLTGTALSLSVFTTTGTSEVWANSKNQVIAQTIQTLQQSDQRWIQINLSKQRLIAWQGDRVVYGSAISSGKKATPTLVGTFKIQSKFKTTQMQGENYNVPNVPYAMFYQGSYAIHGAYWHKSFGTPVSHGCVNLAPKHAKWLFEWASIGTPVVIQK; the protein is encoded by the coding sequence ATGAAAAAACTGATTTATCCTGACTGGGTGCGTTGCTTACAAATACTCCTCACTGGTACAGCACTGTCCTTAAGTGTTTTTACTACTACTGGAACGAGTGAAGTTTGGGCGAATTCCAAAAATCAAGTGATTGCACAAACAATCCAGACATTACAACAATCGGATCAGCGCTGGATTCAAATTAATCTTTCAAAGCAACGATTAATAGCTTGGCAAGGTGACAGAGTTGTTTATGGAAGTGCTATTTCCTCTGGCAAAAAAGCTACTCCTACTCTTGTTGGTACTTTTAAAATTCAATCCAAGTTCAAAACTACACAGATGCAGGGAGAAAACTACAATGTTCCTAACGTTCCTTATGCGATGTTTTACCAAGGTAGTTACGCTATTCACGGAGCTTATTGGCATAAAAGTTTTGGTACTCCAGTGAGCCACGGCTGTGTGAATCTTGCACCTAAACATGCAAAATGGCTATTCGAGTGGGCATCAATAGGAACACCAGTAGTCATCCAGAAATAG
- a CDS encoding polysaccharide deacetylase family protein: MKTKRPRNKPIASLSLDLDNIWSYLKNQGALGWETFPSYLDIAVPRFLDILQQWDLTITVFIVGQDAALEKNTKALEAIASAGHEIGNHSFYHDPWLHLYSEDEIEQEVALAEEHIKRVTHQHPIGFRGPGYSFSPAVLRVLARRGYEYDASTFPTFLGPIARAYYLMTCKLSKEERKKREALFGGFKDGLQPLKPYQWHMGKDKLTEIPVTTMPIFKVPIHFSYIMYLSTFSSEVALLYLRIALWLCKITRVQPSLLLHPTDFLSQEDVPELSFFPGMSVPTYKKLAVVNKSLELISSQFNVLTVGQHAKFVAGVRQLPVLVPQKR; encoded by the coding sequence ATGAAAACGAAGCGACCAAGAAACAAACCAATAGCCAGTCTTTCTTTAGACTTGGATAATATTTGGTCTTATCTAAAAAATCAGGGCGCTTTGGGTTGGGAGACTTTCCCCTCTTACTTAGATATTGCAGTCCCTCGTTTTTTAGATATTCTCCAGCAATGGGATTTGACAATCACAGTATTCATTGTGGGTCAGGATGCAGCGCTGGAAAAGAACACCAAGGCATTAGAAGCGATCGCTAGCGCTGGTCACGAAATTGGCAATCACTCATTTTACCATGATCCTTGGCTACATCTGTATTCAGAGGATGAGATTGAACAAGAGGTGGCTTTGGCCGAAGAACATATCAAGCGCGTCACTCATCAACATCCTATTGGCTTCCGAGGGCCCGGATACAGTTTTTCTCCTGCGGTATTGAGAGTCTTAGCACGACGGGGATATGAATATGATGCTTCGACTTTTCCCACATTTTTGGGGCCCATAGCACGAGCGTATTATTTGATGACTTGTAAACTGAGCAAGGAAGAACGCAAGAAACGGGAAGCTTTATTTGGTGGTTTCAAAGACGGTTTGCAGCCTCTAAAACCTTACCAGTGGCACATGGGTAAGGATAAACTCACTGAGATTCCCGTTACCACAATGCCAATTTTTAAGGTGCCAATTCACTTCAGTTACATAATGTATCTGAGTACATTTTCTTCGGAAGTGGCGTTACTCTACCTACGAATTGCTCTGTGGCTGTGTAAAATAACACGCGTCCAGCCTTCTTTGCTACTCCATCCTACAGACTTTTTAAGTCAAGAGGATGTGCCAGAACTATCATTCTTCCCTGGAATGAGTGTTCCCACCTACAAAAAGCTAGCAGTAGTAAACAAAAGTTTGGAACTTATATCCAGTCAGTTCAATGTTTTGACTGTTGGACAACACGCCAAATTCGTAGCAGGCGTCCGTCAACTACCTGTATTAGTGCCTCAAAAGAGGTAA
- a CDS encoding glutathione S-transferase family protein, producing the protein MSNSTPMDNEKNLPKKKGKTLPPKLIIWLGKFVWTSMWQIMMSKLAPSNQSGAYIRPHSQFRKFIGKEEGNPHPPAEGRYKLYVGLGCPWAHRTLVVRSLKKLEAVISICIVSPSPIEGGWIFNEEEEGCNTLAEFYQLAEPGYSGRSTVPILWDNQTKTIVNNESSEIIIMLNSQFNEFANNPPLDLYPEALKEKIDWWNEKIYHAVNNGVYRCGFAQTQEAYNQACNELFATLDEIDIALQNSRYLCGDNLTLADVRLFTTLFRFDSAYYGLFKCNRQRIRDYQNLGAYLRDLYQLPGVADTCDVESVKRDYYGNLFPLNPGGIIPDGPDMSYLDQPHGRDPIGFSRAEG; encoded by the coding sequence ATGAGCAACTCAACTCCAATGGATAACGAGAAAAATCTCCCAAAGAAAAAGGGCAAGACACTCCCTCCCAAGCTGATCATCTGGCTGGGAAAGTTTGTTTGGACGAGTATGTGGCAGATCATGATGTCAAAGCTTGCTCCTAGCAATCAGTCGGGAGCGTATATTCGTCCTCATAGCCAGTTTCGGAAGTTCATCGGTAAAGAAGAAGGAAATCCACACCCACCAGCAGAGGGACGCTACAAACTCTATGTTGGGCTGGGCTGTCCTTGGGCGCACCGAACCTTGGTAGTGCGATCGCTCAAAAAACTCGAAGCGGTAATATCAATATGTATCGTCTCTCCTTCTCCCATTGAAGGCGGTTGGATATTCAACGAGGAAGAAGAAGGTTGTAACACACTGGCTGAATTTTATCAGCTGGCAGAACCTGGTTACAGTGGACGCTCTACAGTTCCAATTTTATGGGATAACCAAACAAAAACTATCGTCAATAATGAGAGTTCAGAGATTATCATCATGCTGAACTCTCAGTTTAACGAGTTTGCCAATAATCCCCCACTCGATCTCTACCCAGAAGCACTCAAAGAAAAGATTGACTGGTGGAATGAAAAGATTTATCACGCGGTAAATAACGGTGTGTATCGCTGCGGTTTTGCCCAAACCCAAGAAGCATACAATCAAGCCTGTAATGAACTGTTCGCAACTCTCGATGAGATTGACATAGCATTGCAGAATAGTCGATATCTGTGTGGGGACAATCTCACACTCGCAGATGTGCGTTTATTCACGACGTTATTTCGGTTTGATAGTGCCTACTATGGGTTGTTTAAGTGCAATAGGCAGCGAATTCGAGACTATCAGAACCTTGGAGCTTACTTACGTGATCTATATCAGCTTCCAGGTGTAGCTGACACCTGCGATGTAGAGAGTGTGAAACGGGACTACTACGGGAACCTATTCCCACTCAATCCAGGCGGCATCATTCCCGATGGGCCTGATATGTCTTATCTTGATCAACCACATGGTCGCGATCCCATTGGCTTCAGTAGGGCTGAGGGCTGA
- a CDS encoding galactose oxidase-like domain-containing protein, translating to MHAALLRTGKIFFFCGSGNDPARLNTPYDSVVWDVTKGTFSRQAPPLDDNNQPIDLFCAGQSFRSEGLLMVAGGTLRYDPFCGSPSALMFDPITEKWVKKPSMNNGRWYPTVLTLGSGRIFALSGPDKDGKLNRQPEIYSVTFPNGWNAFPVTSSFPQYANLFLLSNGNIFYSGAQMGGNYGVAPTILTVPGTFTQTMTEKVVTGLQNSGSCNQATSVLLPPAQDQKVMIIGGGDNTTATNRVNIVDLKATNPTYVAAKSLNYARMHLSAVLLPDRTVFVCNGSKMSEDTKQSMLPAEIYNPVTNTWTVVAKQNVPRVYHSVALLLPDGRVATAGGNPARTVNELRLEIYSPAYMSRSRPIIQSAPQTLSYGLQFTIQTPQAGNIKWVSLIRPMATTHSCDTEQRLVDLPINSRNATSLNVTVTNNRNIAPPGWYMLFISDNNGTPSVATWTRLF from the coding sequence ATGCATGCCGCTCTACTTCGTACTGGTAAAATATTCTTTTTCTGCGGTTCAGGTAATGATCCGGCTCGATTAAATACTCCTTATGACAGTGTGGTTTGGGATGTAACTAAAGGAACCTTTTCCCGTCAAGCGCCTCCATTGGATGATAATAATCAACCTATTGACCTTTTTTGCGCTGGTCAGTCCTTCCGCTCTGAGGGTCTGTTAATGGTTGCGGGTGGAACTCTGCGCTATGACCCATTTTGTGGTTCACCCTCTGCTCTGATGTTTGATCCCATTACCGAAAAATGGGTCAAGAAGCCATCAATGAATAATGGCCGCTGGTATCCTACTGTGTTAACACTAGGCAGCGGTCGGATCTTTGCACTGTCTGGACCGGATAAAGATGGCAAGCTCAACAGACAACCAGAAATTTATTCTGTTACATTTCCAAATGGTTGGAACGCTTTTCCAGTAACTAGTTCCTTCCCCCAATACGCAAATTTATTTTTACTAAGTAATGGTAACATCTTTTATTCAGGTGCTCAGATGGGCGGCAACTATGGAGTAGCGCCAACGATACTAACTGTACCAGGAACATTTACGCAAACGATGACAGAAAAAGTGGTGACAGGACTGCAAAACTCAGGTTCCTGTAACCAAGCTACCAGTGTGCTTTTACCACCAGCACAAGACCAAAAAGTCATGATTATCGGTGGGGGTGATAATACTACAGCAACAAACAGGGTAAATATTGTAGATTTAAAAGCTACTAACCCAACTTACGTAGCAGCCAAGTCTCTAAACTATGCTCGGATGCATCTGAGCGCAGTTTTGTTGCCCGATCGCACAGTGTTTGTTTGCAATGGTAGCAAAATGAGTGAAGACACAAAACAATCAATGCTGCCAGCAGAAATCTACAATCCAGTCACAAATACCTGGACAGTAGTAGCTAAACAAAATGTCCCCCGTGTATATCACTCAGTGGCCTTGCTCCTGCCAGATGGTAGGGTAGCAACAGCTGGAGGTAACCCCGCGCGGACTGTCAATGAACTGCGATTAGAAATTTACAGTCCTGCGTATATGTCGCGGTCACGACCAATCATTCAGAGCGCTCCTCAAACATTGAGCTACGGGCTGCAATTTACGATTCAGACACCCCAGGCTGGGAATATTAAATGGGTTAGTCTGATTAGACCAATGGCAACCACTCATTCCTGCGATACAGAACAAAGGTTAGTGGATCTACCGATTAATTCTCGGAACGCTACTTCTCTCAATGTCACGGTAACAAACAATCGAAACATAGCGCCACCAGGCTGGTACATGCTTTTTATTAGTGACAATAATGGAACACCATCAGTAGCAACCTGGACGCGATTATTTTAG
- a CDS encoding cytochrome P450 has translation MTVTYNLPDGPQMPRWLRMIKFISQPVKYVDDFAKIYGDTFTIRSSRGDNHLVYFSQPQALEQIFTADSSHFEVGRGNIGLKFLLGDRSFMLSDGDRHQRQRQLLAPPFHGERMRAYGQEIRKITRQVSNEWQIGKPFNVRESMQEISLRVILRVVFGLSEGQLFEELRRSLSDLLDFMTSPVMSSAFFFRFMQKDFGAWSPWGWILQQRQKIDQLIYALLRERRAESDQNRQDILSLMMAARYDDGQGMSDEELHDELMTLLVAGHETTASALTWAFYWIDHLPEVRQKLLQELNTIGVNPDLSSIAKLPYLTAVCQETLRIYPIAINAFVRIVKTPIEIMGYELPEGTAIVPSIYLAHHREEVYPQSKQFKPERFLQRQYSPYEYLPFGGGNRRCIGMAFAQYEMKIVLATVLSDFQLSLVNKRPVRPVRRGLTLAAPAGMQMVATPQVKRANTPALV, from the coding sequence ATGACAGTAACTTACAATTTGCCTGATGGGCCTCAAATGCCGCGCTGGCTGCGGATGATCAAGTTTATTAGTCAGCCAGTGAAATACGTGGATGATTTTGCCAAAATCTATGGTGACACCTTTACTATCAGGAGTAGTCGCGGGGATAACCATCTTGTGTACTTTAGTCAACCCCAAGCACTTGAGCAGATTTTTACTGCTGATTCCAGCCATTTTGAGGTTGGGAGGGGGAACATAGGACTAAAATTTTTACTTGGCGATCGCTCCTTTATGTTATCAGATGGCGATCGCCACCAGCGGCAACGGCAACTATTAGCTCCTCCTTTTCATGGCGAAAGGATGCGGGCTTATGGTCAAGAAATCCGTAAAATAACCCGACAGGTGAGTAATGAATGGCAAATTGGCAAGCCTTTTAATGTCCGTGAGTCGATGCAAGAAATCAGCTTGCGTGTTATCCTGCGGGTTGTATTTGGTTTGAGTGAAGGACAGCTTTTTGAGGAACTGAGGCGATCGCTAAGTGACTTGCTAGACTTCATGACTTCGCCCGTAATGTCCAGCGCCTTCTTTTTCAGGTTCATGCAAAAAGATTTCGGTGCGTGGAGTCCGTGGGGTTGGATTTTGCAACAACGGCAAAAAATTGATCAACTTATTTATGCTTTGCTTCGGGAACGTCGGGCTGAATCTGATCAAAATCGCCAAGATATCCTGAGTTTGATGATGGCTGCTCGTTACGACGATGGTCAAGGGATGTCAGATGAAGAATTACACGACGAGTTAATGACGCTGCTAGTTGCAGGACATGAAACTACCGCTTCTGCATTGACATGGGCTTTTTACTGGATTGACCATTTACCAGAGGTGCGTCAGAAGTTGCTACAGGAACTTAACACCATTGGAGTTAACCCCGATTTGAGTAGTATTGCTAAATTGCCCTATTTGACAGCAGTTTGTCAAGAAACATTGCGAATTTACCCAATTGCCATAAATGCTTTTGTGCGGATTGTGAAGACGCCAATTGAAATTATGGGCTATGAACTGCCAGAGGGAACGGCAATAGTCCCCAGTATTTATTTAGCGCATCATCGGGAAGAAGTCTATCCACAATCCAAGCAGTTCAAACCAGAACGCTTTTTACAAAGGCAATATTCACCATACGAATATTTACCCTTTGGTGGCGGTAATCGTCGCTGTATTGGCATGGCATTTGCCCAGTATGAAATGAAAATCGTCTTGGCAACTGTTTTGTCAGATTTTCAACTTTCGCTGGTGAACAAACGTCCTGTGCGTCCTGTGCGCCGTGGTTTAACTCTAGCTGCACCTGCTGGAATGCAGATGGTTGCAACACCTCAAGTTAAGCGTGCAAATACACCAGCCCTAGTTTAG
- a CDS encoding L,D-transpeptidase, translating to MQTWIRSGGIRSSGTFCTGVALMMVTLFSWSSPLTGTPNSTTATATSVDENGITVFNNIRQTSQPRWIEIDLSEQRLRAWKGNKLVYSYRISGGKRSTPTPIGRFRINSKYRTHRMRGNGYNIPDVPYTMYFYRGYAIHGAYWHNRFGTPVSHGCVNLPVKQARNIYNWTTYGTLVVVHK from the coding sequence ATGCAAACCTGGATTCGCAGTGGTGGGATTCGTTCTTCAGGAACTTTTTGTACAGGCGTGGCGCTGATGATGGTGACTTTATTCTCTTGGTCATCACCGTTAACAGGTACACCCAACTCGACTACAGCAACAGCCACGTCAGTTGATGAAAACGGCATCACTGTATTTAATAATATCAGGCAAACATCCCAACCTCGCTGGATTGAAATTGACCTGTCAGAGCAACGCTTACGTGCATGGAAAGGTAATAAACTTGTTTATTCATACCGCATTTCTGGAGGTAAGCGATCGACCCCCACACCCATAGGTAGATTTCGGATTAATTCTAAGTATCGTACTCATCGAATGCGAGGCAATGGCTACAACATTCCTGACGTTCCTTACACAATGTATTTCTACAGAGGCTATGCCATTCATGGTGCTTACTGGCATAACCGTTTTGGGACTCCAGTCAGCCACGGTTGCGTGAATTTACCTGTTAAGCAAGCTCGCAATATTTACAACTGGACTACTTACGGTACGTTAGTGGTGGTGCATAAATGA
- a CDS encoding RNA-guided endonuclease InsQ/TnpB family protein, which produces MLVFKFKAYGKSAQLCKINDAIRTAKFIRNSCIRLWMDVKGTGKNDLQKYCAVLAANFPFANELNSMARQASAERAWSSISRFYDNCKKGIPGLKGYPRFQKDCRSVEYKSTGWKLADNRKSITFTDKKGIGKLKLKGTRDLHFYQINQIKRVRLVKRADGVYVQFCIDVERSENIEPTGNTVGLDVGLKEYYTDSDGTMVENPKFLRIGEKVLKRSQRRVSRKIKGSKNRSKARQILGKRHLKISRQRKDHAVKLARCVVQSNDLIAYEDLRIKNMVKNHCLAKSINDASWYQFRVWIEYFGKVFKRVTVAVNPQYSSQECSSCGETVKKTLSTRTHVCQCGCVMDRDENAARNILSRGLGTVGHIGTSALDVGNTCGDETSTLVGANLQEQVMS; this is translated from the coding sequence ATGCTTGTTTTTAAGTTTAAAGCTTATGGGAAGTCAGCGCAATTATGCAAAATAAATGATGCAATTCGGACTGCAAAGTTTATTCGTAATAGCTGTATTCGGCTATGGATGGACGTTAAAGGCACAGGTAAAAATGATTTGCAAAAATATTGTGCTGTACTTGCGGCTAATTTTCCCTTTGCTAATGAACTTAATTCAATGGCTAGACAGGCTTCTGCTGAAAGAGCATGGTCTTCTATCTCTCGGTTTTATGACAACTGCAAGAAGGGTATTCCGGGTTTAAAGGGGTATCCTCGATTTCAGAAAGATTGTCGATCTGTTGAGTACAAATCGACTGGATGGAAGCTTGCAGATAATCGTAAATCAATAACTTTCACTGACAAAAAAGGTATTGGAAAGTTAAAACTCAAAGGTACTCGTGATTTGCACTTCTACCAAATTAACCAGATTAAACGGGTGAGGTTGGTGAAACGTGCGGATGGTGTGTATGTTCAATTTTGTATTGATGTAGAACGTTCCGAGAATATAGAACCGACTGGTAATACGGTTGGTTTAGACGTTGGACTTAAGGAATACTACACCGATTCAGATGGAACGATGGTTGAAAACCCAAAGTTCCTGCGTATTGGTGAAAAAGTTCTCAAGCGTTCACAACGTCGAGTTTCAAGAAAGATAAAAGGTTCAAAGAATAGAAGTAAGGCTAGACAAATTTTAGGTAAACGCCACCTCAAAATAAGTAGGCAACGTAAAGACCATGCTGTGAAATTAGCACGGTGCGTAGTTCAGTCTAACGACTTGATAGCCTATGAAGATTTGAGGATTAAGAATATGGTGAAAAATCACTGTTTAGCCAAGTCTATAAATGATGCATCTTGGTATCAGTTTCGTGTCTGGATTGAGTACTTTGGTAAAGTATTCAAGCGTGTCACGGTTGCGGTTAATCCGCAATATAGTAGCCAAGAATGCTCTAGCTGTGGTGAAACTGTTAAGAAAACTCTATCTACTCGAACCCACGTTTGTCAGTGTGGATGCGTAATGGATAGAGACGAAAACGCAGCTAGAAATATCCTTAGTCGAGGATTGGGTACGGTAGGGCATATCGGAACCTCTGCGCTAGACGTAGGCAACACTTGCGGAGATGAAACCTCTACTCTTGTTGGTGCAAACCTGCAAGAGCAAGTTATGTCTTAG
- a CDS encoding ParA family protein, translating to MPKIIAILNGKGGVGKTTTAVNLAANFAKKKKVLLIDADIQGSASWWFGRSQQGMGFDLSQETDPTLLGDLGKITGYDLVVVDTPPALRSETLVTVVAIADYLVLPTPPAAMDLAILVETVKEAVIPLGTPHRVLLTKVDTRSIGEALEAKNTLTRLGIPAFNTFIRAYKAHERAALEGVAITQWRGGNAREAELDYRRAADELQHDWRK from the coding sequence GTGCCAAAAATCATCGCTATTCTCAACGGTAAAGGAGGAGTCGGTAAAACGACTACCGCAGTCAATCTGGCTGCAAACTTTGCGAAGAAAAAAAAGGTGCTGCTGATAGATGCAGATATTCAAGGTTCTGCCAGTTGGTGGTTTGGGCGCAGTCAGCAGGGAATGGGATTTGATTTATCTCAAGAAACCGATCCCACACTTTTAGGTGATTTAGGAAAGATAACAGGGTACGATTTAGTAGTGGTGGATACGCCTCCCGCGCTGCGCTCTGAAACATTAGTGACGGTAGTTGCGATCGCAGATTATCTAGTTTTGCCTACACCCCCAGCCGCAATGGATTTAGCCATCCTCGTGGAAACAGTCAAGGAAGCCGTCATCCCCTTGGGAACCCCCCATCGGGTATTGCTCACCAAAGTTGATACGCGCAGTATCGGGGAAGCACTAGAAGCGAAAAATACTCTGACTCGGCTAGGTATTCCTGCTTTTAATACCTTCATCCGTGCCTATAAAGCTCATGAACGAGCGGCACTTGAAGGTGTAGCAATTACTCAATGGCGAGGAGGAAACGCACGGGAGGCGGAGTTAGACTATCGCCGCGCAGCTGATGAACTACAGCATGATTGGAGAAAATAA
- a CDS encoding Hsp70 family protein: MAIAIDFGTSNTVIARWNPVTQQPETLNLPGLSIKQSLNPPLIPSLVYVEDATQNKVLVGQQVRDRGLDLKGETRFFRSFKRGIGADIQGFLPELDGQIVTFEQVGQWFLTKVIEQLAPLEGGLDSLVLTVPVDSFEAYRHWLGKVCQALPVEQVRMLDEPTAAALGYGLADQEILLVIDFGGGTLDLSLVRLDQGVQATTKPLGFILKWGNKSLAEDSKQKVKTARVLAKAGQNLGGTDIDNWLVDYFAKTQELTISPLTTRLAERVKIQLSTQNQASEVYFDDETFESYELELNRDTFENILKEHAFFELLDDSMTTLLQQARRQGIELPDINAVLLVGGTVQLPAVQTWIKQYFEPEKIRCERPFEAIAQGALQLTQGIQIKDFLYHSYGIRYWDRRNQRHKWHSLIKAGQAYPMNQPVELVLGASVENQPSIELIMGELGADTGNTEVYFDGDRLITRRLDNSETSVKSLNDQEGARTIAQLTPAGYPGSDRIKIFFQVDEQGFLRITVEDLLTNDTLLENQLVAQLS; this comes from the coding sequence ATGGCGATCGCAATCGATTTTGGTACTAGCAACACAGTCATTGCTCGTTGGAACCCCGTAACCCAGCAGCCAGAAACCCTGAATTTACCAGGTTTATCAATTAAACAAAGTCTCAATCCGCCACTGATTCCCAGCTTGGTTTATGTAGAAGATGCAACCCAAAATAAAGTATTAGTCGGGCAACAAGTACGCGATCGCGGTCTTGACCTCAAGGGCGAAACGCGATTTTTCCGCAGCTTTAAGCGGGGTATCGGTGCAGATATCCAAGGTTTCTTACCCGAATTAGATGGGCAAATTGTCACCTTTGAACAAGTAGGGCAATGGTTCCTCACCAAGGTGATTGAACAACTAGCGCCCCTGGAAGGAGGGTTAGATTCTTTAGTGTTAACGGTACCTGTAGACAGTTTTGAAGCTTATCGTCATTGGTTGGGAAAAGTTTGTCAAGCCCTTCCCGTCGAACAGGTGCGAATGCTGGATGAACCCACAGCCGCAGCCTTGGGTTATGGTTTGGCAGATCAAGAAATTCTCTTGGTGATTGACTTTGGTGGCGGTACTTTGGATTTATCCCTTGTCCGGTTAGATCAAGGCGTGCAAGCAACCACAAAGCCGCTGGGATTTATCCTCAAGTGGGGTAATAAGTCCCTGGCTGAAGATTCAAAACAAAAAGTTAAAACTGCCCGTGTCTTGGCGAAAGCTGGGCAAAATTTGGGTGGTACTGATATTGATAATTGGTTGGTAGATTACTTTGCCAAAACTCAAGAACTGACGATAAGTCCCTTGACAACACGCTTGGCAGAACGGGTGAAAATTCAGCTATCAACCCAAAACCAAGCTAGTGAAGTTTATTTTGACGATGAGACATTTGAAAGCTATGAACTGGAACTAAACCGCGACACTTTTGAAAATATCCTCAAAGAACATGCATTTTTTGAGTTACTGGATGATTCAATGACGACACTGTTGCAGCAAGCAAGACGCCAAGGGATAGAACTTCCAGATATTAATGCAGTTTTGTTAGTTGGTGGGACAGTGCAATTACCAGCTGTGCAGACATGGATAAAACAGTATTTTGAGCCAGAAAAAATCCGTTGCGAACGTCCCTTTGAAGCGATCGCTCAAGGTGCATTACAGCTAACTCAAGGGATACAAATCAAAGACTTCCTGTATCATAGTTATGGTATCCGCTACTGGGATCGCCGCAACCAGCGTCACAAATGGCATTCTCTGATTAAAGCTGGACAAGCATACCCGATGAATCAGCCAGTAGAATTAGTCTTAGGCGCTTCTGTGGAAAATCAGCCTAGTATTGAATTAATTATGGGAGAATTGGGAGCAGATACAGGCAATACCGAAGTTTATTTTGATGGCGATCGCCTAATTACTCGCCGTCTGGACAATAGTGAAACCAGCGTCAAATCCCTCAACGATCAAGAAGGCGCCAGAACAATTGCCCAACTGACACCAGCTGGATATCCTGGAAGCGATCGGATCAAAATTTTCTTTCAAGTTGATGAGCAAGGCTTTTTGCGAATCACCGTTGAAGACTTGTTAACCAATGATACGCTTTTGGAAAATCAACTCGTGGCACAATTGAGCTAG